A window from Halomicrobium urmianum encodes these proteins:
- a CDS encoding PAS domain-containing protein, with translation MSDGLAAPGFWGDADGAEALQRYQALVTAVDDGIYQLDAGGRFVAVNEAIVEATGYSRDELLGEHVSRLLAPEDVERIERAIGDRLSADGTDVGTFEVTIEAADGERVPFEVRVTLLVEDGTFSGTVGVARELPDGTGRREAPVFNDTITTLLDEADVGVFVLDEAFDVVWADATVARYFGFDRADAVGRDKRELIEESIADRVADGEAFADIVLGTYEDNSSVERFQCRVTHGDGERWLEHRSRPIESGRYAGGRIELYYDVTDRHRHVSQLKRLNEAVNDWLEESSHDAVARQASGHLRTILDMEINGIYRYDPETDALRPASWTERAEALFGDLPVFERGEGIAWRVFESGQPEVYDDVSEVPGAYDPDTPARSEIVLPIGDHGVAIIGSEQPGEFDDGDLTLAKVVASSLEATFDRLDRERDLRRERDLIDEIIEATPVGTLVRDADGKLTRMNERAAALFDVDDPAEYSPPDRPMYDESDERIPTEEYPFARALATGEPVSDRVVQVERSDGDRRWLSIDAVPLTDESGDVDRIVTTGEDVTDLKERERTLESELSEVFGRVSDAFYAVDEEYRFTHLNERAASFLGYDGDEVLGRRLEDVFSEMEEVERIRAAVDEAMDTQEPVTLDHYSPPVESWFEARIYPSESGVSVYFRDVTERKERERELEQYERILETIDDGVYVLDADSRFLTVNGAFADMLGRDRDDLLGEPASTAFADEKVDRAERLQRELIEGETDIAELEEHVEAADGPVPVVTRFALFEIDGEFGRVGVVRDVTERRERERELEQSERRYRTLAEHFPGVVTLFDRDLRYELAAGRGFEDVSVDPDDVEGHHVRDAWNEATADALEPRLEAALSGEDCTFDLEHEGREWILRVVPVTDERGDVFAGMTVAQDISERKEYERQLEASNERLEQFAYAASHDLQEPLRMVSSYLRLIESRYADELDQDGREFLEFAVDGADRMRDMIEGLLEYSRVETRGEPFEPVDLDDVLADARRDLQMKVAESDAEISAESLPTVEGDGDQLRQVFQNLLDNAIEYSGDAPPRVRVDAERAGDQWVISVSDEGIGIDADDADRVFEVFQRLHTRDEHEGTGIGLALCRRIVERHGGAIRVESDASDGTTFSFTLPATEGQ, from the coding sequence ATGAGCGACGGACTGGCCGCCCCTGGGTTCTGGGGGGACGCCGACGGTGCCGAAGCGCTCCAGCGCTATCAGGCCCTCGTGACGGCGGTGGACGACGGGATCTATCAGCTCGACGCCGGCGGCAGATTCGTCGCTGTCAACGAGGCGATCGTCGAGGCGACCGGATACAGTCGCGACGAACTCCTGGGCGAGCACGTCTCGCGACTCCTCGCCCCGGAGGACGTCGAGCGCATCGAACGTGCGATCGGCGACCGGCTGTCCGCAGACGGGACCGACGTCGGCACGTTCGAGGTGACTATCGAGGCGGCCGACGGCGAGCGCGTCCCGTTCGAGGTCCGGGTGACCCTCCTCGTCGAGGACGGGACGTTCAGCGGGACGGTCGGCGTCGCGCGCGAACTCCCCGACGGAACGGGACGCCGGGAGGCGCCGGTGTTCAACGACACGATCACCACGCTGCTCGACGAGGCCGACGTCGGGGTCTTCGTCCTCGACGAGGCGTTCGACGTCGTCTGGGCCGACGCGACCGTCGCGCGCTACTTCGGATTCGATCGAGCGGACGCCGTCGGACGCGACAAGCGCGAACTGATCGAGGAGTCCATCGCGGACCGCGTGGCGGACGGCGAGGCGTTCGCCGACATCGTCCTGGGGACCTACGAGGACAACAGCTCCGTCGAGCGCTTCCAGTGCCGGGTCACGCACGGCGACGGGGAGCGCTGGCTCGAACACCGGAGCAGACCGATCGAGTCGGGACGCTACGCGGGCGGCCGGATCGAACTGTACTACGACGTCACCGATCGCCATCGGCACGTCTCCCAGCTCAAGCGGCTGAACGAGGCCGTCAACGACTGGCTCGAGGAGTCCTCGCACGACGCCGTCGCCCGGCAGGCGTCGGGCCACCTCCGCACCATCCTCGACATGGAGATCAACGGGATCTACCGCTACGACCCCGAGACGGACGCGCTCCGGCCGGCGAGCTGGACCGAGCGGGCCGAGGCCCTGTTCGGTGACCTCCCGGTCTTCGAGCGGGGCGAGGGCATCGCCTGGCGCGTCTTCGAGTCCGGACAGCCCGAGGTGTACGACGACGTCAGCGAGGTGCCGGGCGCGTACGACCCCGACACGCCGGCTCGGAGCGAGATCGTTCTACCGATCGGCGACCACGGCGTCGCCATCATCGGGTCCGAGCAGCCGGGCGAGTTCGACGACGGCGACCTGACGCTGGCGAAGGTCGTCGCGTCGAGCCTCGAGGCGACGTTCGATCGCCTCGACCGCGAGCGGGACCTCAGGCGCGAGCGGGACCTGATCGACGAGATCATCGAGGCGACGCCCGTCGGGACGCTGGTCCGGGACGCGGACGGCAAGCTCACCCGGATGAACGAGCGCGCCGCGGCGCTGTTCGACGTCGACGATCCGGCCGAGTACTCCCCGCCGGACAGACCGATGTACGACGAGTCCGACGAGCGGATCCCGACCGAGGAGTACCCGTTCGCGCGGGCGCTCGCGACGGGCGAACCGGTCTCCGACCGGGTGGTACAGGTGGAGCGGTCGGACGGCGACCGCCGGTGGCTGTCGATCGACGCCGTCCCGCTCACTGACGAGTCGGGCGACGTCGACCGCATCGTCACGACCGGCGAGGACGTCACGGACCTCAAGGAGCGCGAGCGGACGCTCGAGAGCGAACTGAGCGAGGTGTTCGGCCGGGTGTCCGACGCGTTCTACGCGGTCGACGAGGAGTACCGCTTCACGCACCTCAACGAGCGCGCGGCGTCGTTCCTCGGGTACGACGGGGACGAGGTTCTGGGACGACGCCTCGAGGACGTGTTCTCCGAGATGGAGGAGGTCGAACGGATCCGGGCGGCCGTCGACGAGGCGATGGACACCCAGGAGCCGGTGACCCTGGATCACTACTCGCCGCCGGTCGAGTCGTGGTTCGAGGCGCGGATCTACCCGTCCGAGAGCGGCGTGTCGGTGTACTTCCGCGACGTCACGGAGCGCAAGGAGCGCGAGCGGGAGCTCGAGCAGTACGAGCGCATCCTGGAGACCATCGACGACGGCGTCTACGTGCTCGACGCCGACAGCCGGTTCCTCACGGTGAACGGCGCCTTCGCGGACATGCTGGGCCGCGACCGGGACGACCTGCTCGGCGAACCCGCGTCGACCGCCTTTGCCGACGAGAAGGTCGACCGGGCCGAGCGGCTCCAGCGGGAGCTGATCGAGGGCGAGACCGACATCGCCGAGCTGGAGGAACACGTCGAGGCCGCGGACGGGCCAGTCCCGGTCGTCACCCGGTTCGCCCTCTTCGAGATCGACGGCGAGTTCGGCCGCGTCGGGGTGGTGCGCGACGTGACCGAGCGGCGCGAGCGGGAGCGCGAACTCGAGCAGTCCGAGCGGCGCTACCGGACGCTGGCGGAGCACTTCCCCGGCGTCGTCACGCTGTTCGACCGCGACCTCAGGTACGAACTGGCCGCCGGGCGGGGCTTCGAGGACGTCTCGGTCGACCCCGACGACGTCGAGGGGCACCACGTCCGGGACGCCTGGAACGAGGCGACTGCGGACGCGCTCGAACCGCGGCTCGAGGCCGCGCTGTCTGGCGAAGACTGCACGTTCGACCTCGAACACGAGGGGCGCGAGTGGATCCTCCGCGTAGTGCCGGTCACCGACGAACGCGGGGACGTCTTCGCCGGCATGACGGTCGCGCAGGACATCAGCGAACGTAAGGAGTACGAGCGCCAGCTCGAGGCGTCCAACGAGCGACTCGAACAGTTCGCCTACGCGGCCTCCCACGACCTCCAGGAGCCCCTTCGGATGGTATCCAGCTACCTCCGGTTGATCGAGTCGCGCTACGCCGACGAACTGGACCAGGACGGTCGGGAGTTCCTCGAATTCGCCGTCGACGGCGCTGACCGCATGCGCGACATGATCGAGGGACTGCTCGAGTACTCCCGCGTCGAGACGCGGGGCGAGCCGTTCGAGCCCGTCGACCTCGACGACGTCCTCGCCGACGCTCGCCGTGACCTCCAGATGAAGGTCGCCGAGAGCGACGCCGAGATCAGCGCCGAGTCGCTGCCGACGGTCGAGGGCGACGGGGATCAGCTCCGACAGGTGTTCCAGAACCTGCTGGACAACGCCATCGAGTACAGTGGCGACGCGCCGCCGCGCGTCCGCGTCGACGCGGAGCGGGCGGGCGATCAGTGGGTGATCTCCGTCAGCGACGAGGGGATCGGCATCGACGCCGACGACGCCGACCGCGTCTTCGAGGTGTTCCAGCGGTTGCACACTCGCGACGAACACGAGGGCACGGGCATCGGGCTGGCGCTGTGTCGACGCATCGTCGAGCGCCACGGCGGCGCCATCCGCGTCGAGTCCGACGCCAGCGACGGGACCACGTTCTCGTTCACGCTGCCGGCTACCGAGGGCCAGTAG
- a CDS encoding HalOD1 output domain-containing protein has protein sequence MMTASRQPTGCAPAYETEYEAGTEQSLAVTISEALATVEGTDPWEIEPLYDVIDFDAVERLFQRDDDIAGPMTLTFGIDEWNVHIHGDGSIEVYEAVRPADLSATVGNVVGD, from the coding sequence ATGATGACCGCAAGCCGACAACCAACCGGGTGTGCGCCGGCGTACGAGACGGAGTACGAGGCCGGCACCGAGCAGTCCCTCGCGGTGACTATCTCGGAGGCGCTCGCGACGGTGGAGGGGACCGACCCGTGGGAGATCGAACCGCTCTACGACGTCATCGACTTCGACGCGGTGGAGCGACTGTTCCAGCGGGACGACGACATCGCCGGGCCGATGACCCTCACCTTCGGGATCGACGAGTGGAACGTCCACATCCACGGCGACGGTTCGATCGAGGTGTACGAGGCCGTCCGGCCGGCCGATCTGTCGGCGACCGTCGGAAACGTGGTCGGGGACTGA
- a CDS encoding NAD(P)-dependent alcohol dehydrogenase, with translation MRSAVLAEPGQFELEERDRPAPGPDDVLVAISDVGICGSDVHYYEHGRIGDYVVEDPLILGHESAGEVVEVGERVTGLEPGDRVALEPGVPCRRCAHCKRGDYHLCEDVRFMATPPHDGAFAEYVAWPADFAYELPDDVSTVEGALCEPLSVGIHACRRGDVGTGDSVLITGAGPIGLLAMEAARAAGATDVVVSDVVDEKIEFAAERGADLAVDAAERDLEAAVDEYTDGEGVDVVIEASGAEPSIRSTIDVVRRGGTVVLVGLADEAEVPFDVLEVIDNELDVHGSFRYANTYDAAVDLLAEGVDVEGIVDFEAPLADVEDAFQRAMEPDVVKGVVTLD, from the coding sequence ATGCGATCCGCTGTGTTAGCTGAACCCGGGCAGTTCGAACTCGAGGAGCGCGACCGACCGGCTCCCGGTCCGGACGACGTCCTCGTGGCGATCAGCGACGTGGGGATCTGCGGCTCCGACGTCCACTACTACGAGCACGGCCGCATCGGCGACTACGTCGTCGAGGACCCGCTGATACTGGGCCACGAGAGCGCGGGCGAGGTCGTCGAGGTCGGGGAGCGGGTCACCGGGCTCGAACCGGGCGACCGCGTCGCGCTCGAACCGGGCGTCCCCTGCCGGCGCTGCGCGCACTGCAAGCGGGGCGACTACCACCTCTGCGAGGACGTCCGCTTCATGGCGACGCCGCCCCACGACGGCGCCTTCGCCGAGTACGTCGCCTGGCCGGCAGACTTCGCCTACGAGCTCCCCGACGACGTCTCGACGGTCGAGGGCGCTCTGTGCGAACCGCTCTCCGTCGGCATCCACGCCTGCCGCCGGGGCGACGTCGGGACGGGCGACTCGGTGCTGATCACCGGGGCGGGACCGATCGGGCTGCTGGCGATGGAGGCCGCCAGGGCCGCGGGGGCGACGGACGTCGTCGTCTCCGACGTGGTCGACGAGAAGATCGAGTTCGCCGCGGAGCGCGGGGCCGACCTTGCGGTCGACGCCGCCGAGCGCGACCTCGAAGCCGCGGTCGACGAGTACACCGACGGCGAGGGGGTCGACGTCGTCATCGAGGCGTCGGGCGCCGAGCCGTCGATCCGATCGACCATCGACGTCGTCCGCCGGGGCGGCACCGTCGTCCTCGTCGGACTCGCCGACGAGGCCGAGGTCCCGTTCGACGTCCTCGAGGTCATCGACAACGAACTCGACGTCCACGGCTCGTTCCGCTACGCGAACACCTACGACGCCGCCGTCGACCTCCTCGCCGAGGGCGTCGACGTGGAAGGCATCGTCGACTTCGAGGCCCCGCTGGCGGACGTCGAGGACGCCTTCCAGCGCGCGATGGAGCCGGACGTCGTCAAGGGCGTCGTCACGCTCGACTGA
- the dgoD gene encoding galactonate dehydratase: MKITDYELFAVPPRWLLLRLETSEGIVGWGEPIIQGRLETVRAAVTELIEGYLLGADPLRTEYHWRKLYQSGYFRGGPVLMSALAGIDHALWDIKGRHHDAPVHELLGGHVRDRMLVYQWIGGDDPADVADTAQQYADRDYQAFKLNFTQEFRPIETTGAVDRAVERVAAIRDAVGDDAFIGVDFHGRVSKAMAAEIARRLEPYGLMFVDQPLLPEQADGFARIADDTTIPIATGERLYSRYDFKRLFVDDVVSVVQPDVTHVGGISEMHKLAAMAEAFDVAVVPHCPLGPVAFAASLQVGFCSQNVVMQEQDLELHDPDASPRLALLEDPDQFTFADGYVERPTGPGLGVEIDEDTVREKARAQVNWHNPVWHHEDGSVAEW, from the coding sequence ATGAAAATCACGGACTACGAACTGTTCGCCGTTCCGCCCCGGTGGCTGCTGCTCAGGCTGGAGACCAGCGAGGGGATCGTCGGCTGGGGGGAGCCGATCATCCAGGGGCGCCTGGAGACAGTCCGTGCGGCCGTCACCGAGCTCATCGAGGGGTACCTGCTGGGGGCGGACCCGCTCCGGACGGAGTACCACTGGCGGAAGCTCTACCAGAGCGGCTACTTCCGCGGCGGCCCGGTCCTGATGAGCGCGCTGGCGGGCATCGACCACGCGCTGTGGGACATCAAGGGGCGGCACCACGACGCGCCGGTCCACGAGCTGCTCGGCGGGCACGTCCGCGACCGGATGCTCGTCTACCAGTGGATCGGCGGCGACGACCCGGCGGACGTCGCCGATACGGCCCAGCAGTACGCCGACCGCGACTACCAGGCGTTCAAGCTCAACTTCACCCAGGAGTTCCGCCCGATCGAGACCACCGGCGCCGTCGACCGGGCCGTCGAGCGCGTCGCCGCGATCCGGGACGCCGTCGGCGACGACGCCTTCATCGGCGTGGACTTCCACGGGCGCGTCTCGAAGGCGATGGCCGCGGAGATCGCCCGGCGGCTCGAACCGTACGGCCTGATGTTCGTCGACCAGCCGCTGCTGCCGGAGCAGGCCGACGGCTTCGCGCGGATCGCCGACGACACGACCATCCCGATCGCCACGGGCGAGCGGCTCTACTCCCGGTACGACTTCAAGCGGCTGTTCGTCGACGACGTCGTCTCCGTCGTCCAGCCCGACGTCACCCACGTCGGCGGCATCAGCGAGATGCACAAGCTGGCCGCGATGGCGGAGGCGTTCGACGTCGCCGTCGTGCCCCACTGCCCGCTGGGCCCGGTCGCGTTCGCGGCCAGCCTCCAGGTGGGCTTCTGCTCGCAGAACGTCGTCATGCAGGAGCAGGACCTCGAACTACACGACCCCGACGCCAGCCCGCGCCTCGCCCTGCTGGAGGACCCCGACCAGTTCACCTTCGCGGACGGGTACGTCGAGCGGCCGACCGGGCCGGGGCTCGGCGTCGAGATCGACGAGGACACCGTCCGCGAGAAGGCCCGGGCGCAGGTCAACTGGCACAACCCGGTCTGGCACCACGAGGACGGCAGCGTCGCCGAGTGGTGA
- a CDS encoding ABC transporter ATP-binding protein, protein MARITIDDVTKQFGEGDSGIVAVDDVSLDIEDGEFVVFVGPSGSGKSTLLRMVAGLEEQTEGDVVIGDTIVNELGPRARDIAMVFQNYALYPNMTVRENMSFGLKMSTDLSDGEIDERVTDAAEMMGIDDLLDNTPGEMSGGQQQRVALGRAIVRDPNVFLMDEPLSNLDAKLRTEMRTEINRLQSDLDVTTLYVTHDQTEAMTMGDRLVVLNHGELQQVGTPLECFYRPANRFVAGFLGSPSMNFFEGHVEGGTLRVDGFDYDLSEEMQVSADGRNELTLGVRPEDVRLHDRANSGHEFEAVVDVVEPMGSVSYVYLRARSQESDRTFVVETDGQRPITEGEHVYVEIPGRDVHLFDVGTGETVHQRQLDEEARVALDDRVETVNGAAE, encoded by the coding sequence ATGGCACGAATCACCATCGACGACGTCACGAAGCAGTTCGGAGAGGGAGACAGCGGGATCGTCGCGGTCGACGACGTCTCGCTCGACATCGAGGACGGCGAGTTCGTCGTCTTCGTCGGCCCGTCCGGCAGCGGCAAGTCGACGCTGCTGCGGATGGTCGCCGGCCTCGAGGAACAGACCGAGGGCGACGTCGTCATCGGCGACACCATCGTCAACGAGCTCGGGCCCCGCGCCCGGGACATCGCGATGGTGTTCCAGAACTACGCACTGTACCCGAACATGACCGTCCGAGAGAACATGTCCTTCGGCCTGAAGATGTCGACCGACCTCTCGGACGGCGAGATCGACGAGCGCGTCACCGACGCGGCGGAGATGATGGGCATCGACGACCTGCTGGACAACACGCCCGGCGAGATGTCCGGCGGTCAGCAGCAGCGCGTCGCGCTCGGCCGGGCCATCGTCAGGGACCCCAACGTGTTCCTGATGGACGAGCCGCTGTCGAACCTGGACGCGAAGCTCCGGACGGAGATGCGCACCGAGATCAACCGCCTCCAGAGCGACCTGGACGTGACGACGCTGTACGTCACCCACGACCAGACGGAGGCGATGACGATGGGCGACCGGCTGGTCGTCCTCAACCACGGCGAGCTCCAGCAGGTCGGCACGCCCCTGGAGTGTTTCTACCGTCCGGCCAACCGGTTCGTCGCGGGCTTCCTCGGCTCGCCCTCGATGAACTTCTTCGAGGGCCACGTCGAGGGCGGGACGCTCCGCGTCGACGGGTTCGACTACGACCTGTCCGAGGAGATGCAGGTCTCCGCGGACGGGCGCAACGAACTCACGCTGGGCGTCCGCCCCGAGGACGTCAGGCTCCATGACAGGGCCAACTCCGGCCACGAGTTCGAGGCCGTCGTCGACGTCGTCGAGCCGATGGGGAGCGTCTCCTACGTCTACCTGCGGGCACGGTCCCAGGAGAGCGACCGGACGTTCGTGGTCGAGACGGACGGCCAGCGCCCCATCACCGAGGGCGAGCACGTCTACGTCGAGATCCCCGGCCGGGACGTCCACCTCTTCGACGTCGGGACCGGCGAGACCGTCCACCAGCGCCAGCTCGACGAGGAGGCCAGAGTGGCCCTCGACGACCGGGTCGAGACGGTCAACGGCGCCGCGGAGTAA
- a CDS encoding carbohydrate ABC transporter permease, producing the protein MAATDAERDLDAERPDTRLSKDTRERLTAIGRHAVLLAWSVVVLFPFYWIVSMSLKPAREAISLPPKWIFLPTVIHYIELAQNGEFVYAFFNTVLMVSASVILVLLIGVPAAYVLSRYDVPHQRDVLVWILSSRMLPPIAVVIPFFVIFRELNLFDTRIAMIFMYVTINISLVVWVMKAFFDGIPETLEEAANVDGATRFQAFRKVILPSAKPGIISVAIISFIFAWIELLFSLVLTNQQAATVAVQVYQFIGVRQIEWGMLAAASTAVIVPVLVFLIAVNKYLAAGLSFGVVLKE; encoded by the coding sequence ATGGCGGCGACCGACGCCGAGCGGGACCTCGACGCCGAACGCCCCGACACCCGCCTCTCGAAGGACACGCGGGAACGCCTGACCGCGATCGGTCGCCACGCCGTGTTGCTCGCGTGGAGCGTCGTCGTCCTGTTCCCGTTCTACTGGATCGTGTCGATGTCGCTGAAGCCGGCGCGGGAGGCCATCTCCCTGCCGCCGAAGTGGATCTTCCTGCCGACCGTCATCCACTACATCGAACTGGCTCAGAACGGCGAGTTCGTCTACGCGTTCTTCAACACCGTGTTGATGGTGTCCGCGTCGGTGATCCTGGTCCTCCTCATCGGGGTGCCCGCGGCGTACGTCCTCTCGCGGTACGACGTGCCCCACCAGCGGGACGTCCTCGTGTGGATCCTCTCCTCGCGGATGCTGCCGCCGATCGCGGTCGTCATCCCCTTCTTCGTCATCTTCCGGGAGCTGAACCTCTTCGACACCCGGATCGCGATGATCTTCATGTACGTGACGATCAACATCTCGCTGGTCGTCTGGGTGATGAAGGCCTTCTTCGACGGCATCCCGGAGACGCTGGAGGAGGCCGCGAACGTCGACGGCGCGACCCGGTTCCAGGCGTTCCGGAAGGTCATACTCCCGTCGGCCAAACCGGGGATCATCTCGGTCGCCATCATCAGCTTCATCTTCGCGTGGATCGAACTCCTGTTCAGCCTCGTGCTGACGAACCAGCAGGCGGCCACGGTGGCGGTGCAGGTCTACCAGTTCATCGGTGTCCGACAGATCGAGTGGGGCATGCTCGCGGCGGCCTCGACGGCCGTCATCGTGCCGGTGCTGGTGTTCCTCATCGCGGTCAACAAGTACCTCGCCGCCGGCCTCAGCTTCGGGGTGGTGCTGAAAGAATGA
- a CDS encoding carbohydrate ABC transporter permease has product MSTITAEQSNESGLARLRELWDQYLPYWLATPMVLVMLVITLFPGAYDLYLSLVEYKMSSPGSIGEFAGLSNYRTAFTEAGALKSFGVTLTFVGGALAMQTVLGFAMAALLHGVKSDRAEAFYRVVFILPMAVAPVSLATISRVMLNTEVGIIPYLVRELTPFAAPTFLSDFPLLTLMLVDTWHWTPFMFIIFYAGLSSIPDTLVEASRVDGAPLWRRYVHVILPYMKPVLFVAVLIRMIDLFRHFGLAFTLTGGGPGTATQLVSLNVYEQGFRFVDLGAAAAIAVVYLLFVIAVANVLIAKVGFEGVWE; this is encoded by the coding sequence ATGAGTACGATCACGGCGGAACAATCGAACGAGTCCGGGCTCGCCCGCCTCCGGGAGCTGTGGGACCAGTATCTCCCGTACTGGCTCGCGACGCCGATGGTCCTGGTGATGCTGGTCATTACGCTGTTCCCCGGCGCTTACGACCTGTACCTGAGTCTCGTCGAGTACAAGATGTCGAGTCCGGGCTCGATCGGCGAGTTCGCCGGTCTGAGTAACTACCGGACGGCGTTCACCGAGGCGGGCGCACTGAAGTCCTTCGGCGTCACCCTCACGTTCGTCGGCGGCGCACTGGCGATGCAGACGGTGCTGGGATTCGCGATGGCGGCACTGCTCCACGGCGTGAAGTCCGACCGGGCGGAGGCCTTCTACCGCGTCGTGTTCATCCTGCCGATGGCCGTCGCCCCGGTGTCGCTGGCCACGATTTCCCGCGTCATGCTCAACACCGAGGTCGGCATCATCCCGTACCTCGTCCGGGAGCTCACGCCGTTCGCCGCGCCGACCTTCCTCAGCGACTTCCCGCTGCTCACGCTCATGCTCGTCGACACGTGGCACTGGACGCCGTTCATGTTCATCATCTTCTACGCCGGGCTCTCGTCGATCCCCGACACGCTCGTCGAGGCCTCGCGCGTCGACGGCGCGCCGCTGTGGCGCCGCTACGTGCACGTCATCCTCCCGTACATGAAGCCGGTCCTGTTCGTGGCCGTCCTCATCCGGATGATCGACCTGTTCCGCCACTTCGGACTCGCGTTCACCCTCACCGGCGGTGGCCCCGGCACGGCAACGCAGCTCGTGAGCCTCAACGTCTACGAACAGGGGTTCCGGTTCGTCGACCTCGGTGCCGCCGCGGCGATCGCTGTCGTCTACCTGCTCTTCGTCATCGCCGTGGCTAACGTCCTGATCGCCAAAGTCGGCTTCGAGGGGGTGTGGGAGTAA
- a CDS encoding extracellular solute-binding protein has translation MSEERTPRNRYRRSFLKASGVGLLGGLAGCTRGGSGDGASGDGGNGSDGTGSTSTDGSSGDELVVPLSEYEDADIEWRQFEGSEVNVLAPQHTWVDMVEPAIPVFEELTGMSVNINTFPEQQFRTKRLTDLNTGAGEYDAFWNVRTVNQYREAGWLEPLDQFFEDDSLYDGDWYDREDIFETVRWRCHADGQWDKWSGLPLNTEVQVQFYRTDLYDEYGLEVAETTEQFVENARTIHENESDVVGAVGRGQKGYGMNVYVLNTFVQEFGADIWDSKPDDSGLDSAEAVEAAQFYVDVLQEYGPDGAGSQTWNDVLSTMQSGRAGHIVSDANLFWPGLTDPEASDVADTVGVAPVPYPEGGSLGPNQSTWQMNTSKFADNSAEAFLFMIWATSKPTNNWMHLDQGAGFSVRQGIWENDDFRSRVGETFADATIKSQQAADPISFDRHYPEWGQLYSEEVQLAISGDKSPQEAMEAAAKAAEDTF, from the coding sequence ATGAGCGAAGAGCGCACTCCGCGCAACCGGTACCGGCGGTCGTTCCTCAAAGCATCTGGCGTGGGCCTCCTCGGCGGCCTCGCGGGCTGTACGCGAGGCGGCAGCGGGGACGGCGCCAGCGGCGACGGCGGTAACGGAAGCGACGGGACCGGCAGCACCAGCACCGACGGGAGCAGCGGCGACGAGCTCGTCGTCCCGCTGAGCGAGTACGAGGACGCCGACATCGAGTGGCGGCAGTTCGAGGGGTCGGAAGTCAACGTCCTGGCGCCCCAGCACACGTGGGTCGACATGGTCGAGCCCGCCATCCCCGTCTTCGAGGAACTGACGGGGATGTCGGTCAACATAAACACGTTCCCGGAACAGCAGTTCCGGACGAAGCGGCTCACGGACCTCAACACCGGGGCCGGCGAGTACGACGCCTTCTGGAACGTCCGGACCGTCAACCAGTACCGCGAGGCCGGCTGGCTCGAACCGCTTGACCAGTTCTTCGAGGACGACAGCCTCTACGACGGGGACTGGTACGACCGCGAGGACATCTTCGAGACGGTCCGGTGGCGCTGTCACGCCGACGGCCAGTGGGACAAGTGGAGCGGACTGCCGCTCAACACCGAGGTGCAGGTGCAGTTCTACCGGACGGACCTGTACGACGAGTACGGTCTCGAGGTGGCCGAGACCACCGAGCAGTTCGTCGAGAACGCGCGGACCATCCACGAGAACGAGTCGGACGTCGTCGGCGCCGTCGGCCGCGGACAGAAGGGCTACGGCATGAACGTCTACGTCCTCAACACCTTCGTCCAGGAGTTCGGCGCGGACATCTGGGACAGCAAGCCGGACGACTCCGGCCTCGACTCGGCCGAGGCCGTCGAGGCGGCCCAGTTCTACGTCGACGTCCTGCAGGAGTACGGTCCCGACGGCGCCGGATCGCAGACCTGGAACGACGTCCTGTCGACGATGCAGTCGGGGCGGGCCGGACACATCGTCTCCGACGCGAACCTGTTCTGGCCCGGCCTCACCGACCCGGAGGCGTCGGACGTCGCCGATACGGTCGGAGTCGCTCCGGTGCCGTACCCCGAAGGCGGTTCGCTGGGCCCCAACCAGTCCACCTGGCAGATGAACACGTCGAAGTTCGCCGACAACTCGGCGGAGGCGTTCCTGTTCATGATCTGGGCGACGTCGAAGCCCACGAACAACTGGATGCACCTGGACCAGGGCGCCGGGTTCTCGGTCCGCCAGGGGATCTGGGAGAACGACGACTTCCGCTCGCGCGTCGGCGAGACGTTCGCCGACGCCACGATCAAATCCCAGCAGGCCGCCGACCCCATCTCGTTCGACCGCCACTACCCCGAGTGGGGTCAGCTGTACTCCGAGGAGGTCCAGCTCGCGATCAGCGGGGACAAGAGCCCCCAGGAAGCGATGGAGGCGGCGGCGAAGGCCGCCGAGGACACCTTCTGA